Below is a genomic region from Pseudomonas extremaustralis.
ATTCACTCGTGCGACAGATCATGTCGCACTGCGTCAGGGCTCGGTATTTTTTGGAGTCGAGTGCCAGCGGCAAGGTTGTCGCGAACAGGGCAGTCGAAAGGGACCGGTATCAGTCATACAGCCAGGGTTTCAACTCCTTTAGGTTCTCCACCACGATCTGTTGCGCCTCTGGTTTCGGGTCCATGTTCTTTGGATCAATCTGATAGCGCTGCAATACATACTTGACCAACGCCTGGCGACAGGGAATCTGCAGTCGCCCATCGACCATCCCGAAATCCTCCTGGATTATCGCTTTTTGCATCACCGTCAGACGCTCATCGGGTTTGATGATGACGTTGACTTCGCTATTCCACTGGTCGTCGTCCGAGAGGCCATTCTCGGTCTCGCCGTCCATCAGTTCAGGAACCCCACGCAGTCGGCTCAGTACAAAGTCCCGGTACTCGCGGTTTTTTTCGCAGTAGGCGCGCACATGCCAGCGCATGCCTGTGTAAACCAGCGTATGCGGTGCAATGGTTCGCCCTTCAGGTTCGGGACTGTTGAGCGAAACGTAGTCGATGTCCAGGCGTAGATGCTCCCGGCAAGCCTTGAGCAGTGGGCGCAGTATCTCGGCCTTGATCGAGCGATCAGGCACCTCCAGTACTTTGGTATGGGCGTAGGCCAACGCCAGCCCCTCGACGTGTGGCGCTCGAGCATT
It encodes:
- a CDS encoding helix-turn-helix transcriptional regulator, whose amino-acid sequence is MKRKQTIEQVRWDLALRYRLIETVAWWEGRLTTVHLTQSFGISRQQASKDINTYITEHAPKNLTYDRQIKGYVPSKQFKPLFIDDSASAYLHLLYQNNARAPHVEGLALAYAHTKVLEVPDRSIKAEILRPLLKACREHLRLDIDYVSLNSPEPEGRTIAPHTLVYTGMRWHVRAYCEKNREYRDFVLSRLRGVPELMDGETENGLSDDDQWNSEVNVIIKPDERLTVMQKAIIQEDFGMVDGRLQIPCRQALVKYVLQRYQIDPKNMDPKPEAQQIVVENLKELKPWLYD